agagcagtacaggaacacactgacagtgtaacacagtctcatcagtctgcagacacctgttaaatacagagcagtacaggagcacactgacagtgtaacagtgtctcatcagtctgcagactcctgttaaatacagagcagtacaggaaaacactgacagtgtaacacagtctcatcagtctgcagacacctgttaaatacagagcagtacaggagcacactgacagtgtaacagtgtctcatcagtctgcaggctgcTGTTAAATTCAGAGCagtacaggaacacactgacagtgtaacacagtgtcatcagtctgcagactcctgttaaattcaGAGCAgtccaggagcacactgacagtgtaacagtgtctcatcagtctgcagactcctgttaaattcagagcagtacaggaacacactgacagtgtaacacagtctcatcagtctgcagactcctgttaaatacagagcagtacaggaaaacactgacagtgtaacacagtctcatcagtctgcagactccttttaaatacagagcagtacaggagcacactgacagtgtagtacagtctcatcagtctgcagactcctgttaaatacagagcagtacaggagcacactgacagtgcaacacagtcCCATCAGGCTGCTGTTAAATTCAGAGCagtacaggaacacactgacagtgtaacacagtctcatcagtctgcaggctcctgttaaatacagagcagtacaggagcacactgacagtgtaatacagtctcatcagtctgcagactcctgttaaatacagagcagtacaggagcacgctGTCAGtgcaacacagtctcatcagtctgcagactcctgttaaatacagagcagtacaggagcacactgacagtgtaacacagtctcatcagtctgcaggctcctgttaaatacaaagcatagaacatagaaaaatacagcacagaacaggctcttcggcccacgatgttgtgccgaacctttgtcctagattaatcatagattatcattgactctacagtgcagaaggaggccattcggcccactgagtctgcaccggctctcggaaagtgcaccctccccaaggtcaacacctccacccaacactaagggcaattttggacactaacggcaatttagcatggccaatccacctaatctgcacatctttggactgtgggaggaaacacacgcacacacggggaggatgtgtagactccgcacagacagtgacccaagccggaatcgaacctgagaccctggagctgtgaagcaattgtgctattcacaatgctaccgtgttgcccttatgaacaaataaatctacactacataattttaccgtaattcatgtacctatccaatagctgcttgaaggtccctaatgtttccgactcaactacttccacaggcaatgcattccatgcccccactactttctgggtaaagaacctacctctgacatcccccctatatcttccaccattcaccttaaatttatgtcccctagtaatggtttgttccacccggggaaaaagtctctgactgtctactctatctattcccctgatcatcttataaacctctatcaagtcgcccctcatccttctccgttctaatgagaaaaggcctagcaccctcaacctttcctcgtaagacctactctccattccaggcaacatcctggtaaatctcctttgcaccttttccaaagcttccacatccttcctaaaatgaggcgaccaaaactgtacacagtactccaaatgtggccttaccaacgctttgtacagctgcatcatcacctcacggctcttaaattcaatccctctgttaatgaacgcgagcacaccataggccttcttcacagctctatccacttgagtggcaactttcaaagatgtatgaacatagaccccaagatctctctgctcctccacattgccaagaactctaccgttaaccctgtattccgcattcatatttgtccttccaaaatggacaacctcacacttttcagggttaaactccatctgccacttctcagcccagctttgcatcctatctatgtctctttgcagccgacaacagcccttactatccacaactccaccaatcttcgtatcgtctgcaaatttactgacccacccttcaactccctcatccaagtcattaatgaaaatcacaaacagcagaggacccagaactgatcccactggtaactgggatccaggctgaatatttgccatccaccagcactctctgacttctatcggttagccagtttgttatccaactggccaaatctcccactatcccatgcctccttactttctgcagaagcctaccatggggaaccttatcaaatgccttactaaaatccatgtacactacatccactgctttaccttcatccacatgcttggtcacctcctcaaagaattcaataagatttgtaaggcaagacctccccctcacaaatccgtgctgactatccctaatcaagcagtgtctttccaggtgctcagaaatcctatccttcagtaccctttccattactttgcctaccacagaagtaagactaactggcctgtaattcccagggttatccctagtcccttttttgaacaggggcatgacattcgcctacagtacaggagcacactgacagtgtaacacagactcatgggtggcatggtagcacagtggttagcactgctgcttcacagcgccagtgtcccagatttgcttcccagcttggatcactgtctgcgcggagtctacactttctccccgtgtctgtgtgggcttcttccgggtgctccggtttcctcccacaagtcccgaaagacgtgctgttcggtggattggacattctgaattctcccttagtgtacccgaacaggtgccagaatgtggcaacttgggaattttcacagtaacttcattgcagtgttaatgtaagcctacttgtgacaataataaagattattatgattatcatCAGTCTGCAAGATATGGAGAGCTGGGTATTGTCCACAAGAGTGACTGAAACTCTGAGATTTGAAATAATCTAGGATTAGAAAAGAGAAAAGGCCCCAAGAATGAAGCAGTCGGCAACAGGACATCAATTAATCTCCTCGTACATTGGAGAAAAATGGAACATAACACAGTGTATTTGCTCAACAACTGACCAAGCTGACATTCATCCAGAATTTTAAAAtagatttaaagtactcaattcttttttaaaaattaagtggcaatttaccgtggccagtctacctaccctgcacatctttggttgtgggggtgagacccacgcagacacggggagaatgtcttcATCTAAAATTTCAATAACCTCCAAGATGGGGCTGGAGTTTACTATCAGCAGAAACAAAAAGTGAAAGTGATGAACAGCAGAATCCCACCCCTGCAACCACATGTAAACTCACTGCTCTCACAATAGGtgctgtgactgagtgaaccctttTCACAAACAGAGCAGGTGACCAGCCTCTCCCCAATGTGAGTGCATTGGTGTGTCTGCACCTCACTTGTACTTCTCACATTCATAACAAGAGGTCATTTAGCcatgtgaacaagttgatgtgcagcgagggtgcttaaccgagtcaatcccttcccacacacagagcaggtgaatggcctctcccccgtgtgaacctgctggtgcctcagcagggtggatgactgaatgaatctcctctcacacacagagcaggcgaatggccttttTCCAGTGTGAGTCTGCTGGTGCCTcatcagggtggatgactgagtgaatcctttcccacacatggagcaggtgaacggcctctctccagtgtgtgtgtgttggtgttgcaTCAGGTTCTTCCTGCTTTTgaagctcttcccacagtcagaacattctAAAGGTCTCTTATTGGAGTGAGCACGCTGGTGTGACTGTAAGTGTTGTGACTGAATAAAATCTTTTCCACAcatggagcagatgaacggcctctctcctgTGTGACTCCGTCGATGAGTTTCGAGatgggatgggtaattgaatcccttcccacagtcatcacatttccatggtttctccatggtgtcggtgtccttgtgtctctccaggttagatgATAAGTTGAAGTCTTGTCCACACATAGAACACCTGTATGGTTTTtcctcgctgtgaatggtgtgatttttgttcacgctggttaaagctctttccaccgtCAGTTCACTGGAAAGCTTGCACTcaggtttgtgtgggtctctgtgcttttccagtcacagtgatatttgaaatcttttccctcagacagaagacaaacatttctccttccacattcacaggccaatgagATTCAGGTCTTGATGAATTGAGTGATTCTGTTGAATTTTGTTGTGATGCTTAATTTGAATTTCCCGTCTGTAAATCATCCCCTTCGAATATCCTATAAATGAAGATTACCAAAGTCAAAGATGTAAATCccagttccacacactctccctcctccctgggctgaaatccaaacccatctcaacatctgcaccatttctttcctccactcccagttttctccctccctctcctctgcctgggttcagttcttcagctcctgtctgcagactgacaataaaaccaatgggtcttattggggggtttggggtctCCACTTACCCACCTGAAGCCAGAGCAAGAACCCGCACTGCGTGTGTTCCAGATCACAATGCCCGAGTTGTGATTGACGGCATCTCTGAACCTATAAGAAGCAGCAGTGGGGCTGGAGGACCGAGcaagagcagctggtcctccaaccaatcagagtgaatgacgggcggggctgagcccagatctccctcattggctgaaactctgcattattttttaaatttttccttttctgagttaccaagccagggctcagagtgtgggtcaggggcaacCCCCTAATCCAGcttcttgcctgctccaaaaaactaattcaaattgaatcaaatttatggtccccacaagagagacataccagatttgaacccaaaggctcaatctacagacgcttgatcttagccaaaaggccgagaagcgataaactctgcatcattttgaaaactgatttgtctcaaactccaggagaaaagtggacctttctgtctgtgttgggagacatcactcactccctccagcctgctccaccattgaataagaacctggctgatctgactgtaacaccCACTACACATGCAGTGAGCGGGACTGCCCTGGAGCTCAATTATACTCAAATTCTGATCATGTTCAGGTTCTGATGAACAGAGTGACAATGTTAGAACTTGATGTGATCTCTGATTTGAGTTTTCTGTGTAAATCCAGCCTcccaaccccctgtaaaaggagtttgcagaatccatccctgtcagtccaggagagaaattcacaacattctctcctcctgctgacagggaGCACCGCGCATGCGCCCTTAACCCTGGCCTCTCACTCCAGATGCGGCTCCGCCGCACAGATACAAACCCGGCACCGGCAGCTTCTTATTCCGGTGTCAGAGCCGCATCGGGGACTCACGGACCCTCCCCGTCCACCGCTcggctccgcctctccctccatttccctcaccgCCTGTGGATCTGACAAACAAGCACGTTGTCTACGTCACAATGCCCggcgagtgattgacggcagctccgggccAATAGGAAGAAGAGATGGGGCGGGGCCGGAGGACCGAACGGGAGCGGCTCGTCCTCCAGCCAATCGAAGTGAATGAGGGGGCGGGGCTCGGCAGTGACTAACGCATGCGCAATGAGGGCGATCGGTAAGCGGAAAATTGCGGAAAGCAGGCACCGGTCGATCTGCCGGGTGTGTGGAGTGTTTTTGTGAACATGTTGTGCACAATCTTGGGAAAAGGACTCCCTAGTCTCCCATTTGAACCGAACACGTCCTCACCGTCCCGTGTTAAAGATCGGCATCTTTAATAGGGGCAGTGATTGCAGAGACTGGGACAGATCAGAgcatggaggagatgacagagagaaAAAAGAGCATGGAGGGgattacagacacagagagagatcagagcctgggggagatgacagagagatagagaagggactggaggagattagagagactgggagggagggggggcggtgcaggagcctggagaaatttgaaaacaaggatgaggattGCTAAATGTATCTGCTTCTTAACTGGGAGCCTTTGTAGGTCTGTGAGCATGAATGCAACTTGGTGTGATTAAGTAATAAAGATCTCAGGTTCATAGGGAGGtttaatgtgggagaccagccgggACTGTATTAGAACAGTTAAGTCTACAGGGAACAAAAGAATGGGTGaatgtttcagcagcagatgagcagagagtcgagtgaatgaaatgaaaatcacttattgtcacaagtaggcttcaaatgaagttactgtgaaaagccacattccggcacctgtttggggaggctggtatgggaattgaaccgtgctgccttggtctgctttaaaagccagcgatttagcccagtgtgctcaaccagccccttgtgatgttactgaggtggaaataggtggtcttggtGATGATGTAGATATGTGATTGACAGCTCTACTTGTGACAAAATATTTTGGGATAATTATGAACCAGGGTTTAGTCTCAGGCTGTTATCGGGGAGATGGGTGGAGCCGGTGCTGAGGAAATTGAGTTTGTAGCAGAGAAGCAAAGACAATGGGATCATTTTTTGCAATGTTTAAATGCAGTAAATGTTTGCTCATCCAGTCCAGGATGTCAGTACGGTGTGTGACTGGGAGAGGAATTTGTAGGTGAATGCGTTCTCATACACATGCTGCCCTGGTCCTTTATGGTGATGGAGGCTGAAGGTTTGAGAGATTTGTAAACGTCTGGTCAAGCTGTAGATGTATAAAAATCCTTTCCTTCATTCCctacctctcccacctctcctctctatcactctctctttctctcttcccctctccctcctcctataGAAGTCTGAGTCTTGTGTTGGCCCAGGCCAGTTGGCAGGTtcacttccctgaaggacattacagaaccaattgggtttttaatgacaatccagcagttttcatggtcactttttccgagGGCTGGCTCCACAAATGACCAAATTAATTCAGCTCAATTTCTCGCTCTTTCTGTTTTCTGTCCATTTCACAGGAGGTAGGACATTGGGAAACTGAAACTGAACATCACATCAGAATCTTACAGAGTCGCCCAATTCATCATCATCCAAATACTGTCGGATTTTGAACATGAAAGGAAAAAACAccattcacagtggagagaaactgAGCACAGGTTCTGTGTGTTGAGGAGATTTCAGCCAATCATCTTCCTGTTGAGACAAACACAGTTACAGCAGAGAGAGAACGTagcaatgtgcggactgtgggaaggaatacaATTACCCATTGAAGTGGAAATTCATAGTGGCACTCACACAGGGGAGTGATCGTTcacttgctctgagtgtgggaatacATTCACTACCTCATCCCACCTATTGACACCAATGAGTCCACACTGggaagagaccgttcagctgctccgagtgtgggaagggattagctCACtcagccaacctgctgagacaccagtgagttcacactcacgagagaccttttaaataccCAGACTGCGGGACACACTGTAGAgcttctggggaactgatgtcccgTCAACGGATTCACACTGACATAACACCGTACAGGTGCtttgactgtgggactgggttcaggcgatcatttgATCTGACTGTACATCATTGCAGTCACGCcatagagaggccgttcacctgctctgagtgtgggaaaggattcattaccTCATcgtacctgctgacacaccagtgcattcacactggggagaggccgttcacctgctctgaatgtgggaagggattcactcagtcatcccacctgcagacacaccagcgagttcacactggagagagaccattcatctgctccaaatgtgggaaaggattcactcagtcatcaaacttgctgacacaccaaAGCATTCATACTGGGgataaaccattcacctgctccaagtgtgggaagggatttatttgtACAACCTACTtactgagacaccagcgggttcacactggggagagaccattcatctgctccaagtgtgggaagggattcgctcactcacacaacctccagagacaccagcgggttcacactggagagaagctgttcacctgctcagactgtgggaagggattcactcagaaaTGTGGCCTTCtggaacaccagcgaattcacactggggagaggctgttcgccTGCagtgagtgtgggaagagattcagtacGTCATCACAACTGCAGacccaccagcgcactcacactggggagagaccgttcagctgctcctggtgtgggaagagattcacttgttcatcccacctgcagacccaccagcgaattcacactggggagaggccgttcacctgctccgcgtgtgggaagggatttgctcattcatccaacctgctgagacaccagcgaattcacagtgaggacagaccttttaaatgccaagactgtgggaagtgctataaaagttctgcggaactgatgtcccatcaacgtgtacacactgacgagagaccattcaggtgctctgactgtggaactgggttcaggcgatcatctgatctcactgtacatcagcgaattcacactgggaagaggccattcatctgctctgtgtgtggcaaaggattcactacctcatcctacctgctgacacaccagcgacttcacactggggaaagaccgttcaactgccctgtgtgtgggaagcgattcactcagtcatcccacctgctagcacaccagcgagttcacactggggagaggcctttcacctgctctcagtgtgggaagggattcactcagtcatccaacctgctgacacaccagcgcactcacaccggggagctgTCCGATACTCTGTGTGAGTAGAGAGTCTATCAGACATACACCCTTCTTAGACACTAGTGAGTTCATACTGGGGAAaagctgtgtgtgcgtgtgtgtgtgtgtagggattcaCAGTCTCCTGATGGACTCCTTTCTCCAGGTGTGGAAATGTTTCAACTGACCTGATAAATCACCAACTGGGCAGTGATATGACGTGAGATTGATTCATTAATCATCCAATCTGtggacacaccagtgagttcacactgggctgAGACTGttcgcctgctccgtgtgtgggaagggattcactcagtcgtttaAACTTCTGGCTCCTCAGTGAGTTCACACTGCACAgagggtgtttgtgtgtctgtgtaaaaGGATTTGATTCTCATCACAACTGTAAAGTTGTCAATTACAAAGTGGAGAGAGGATATTCACTTGCTTCCTGTCTGCAAACACATTTCCTGAGAATGGATATCGGATTGATCAGAGATCCTGGAATTCATTTCAAATTGTTGCAGACTTGGTCTCTAAATTCTAAATATACTTTTCTGTTTTTACATAATGATTTTTTGCTTTAAACAAGCAACAATAAGACATTGGTTCAGTGTTTTTATTTCTATCACATAACCCATTACAGACAGTGACCATGAGATTACTGGATACTGACGGGAGGTCTCATCAGAAAGATCTGTGAGCACGTTATTCTAATCTGATCAATCTGGTCGAAGATAGATCTGGTCAGGAACACCGAGCTTTTGTATTGATCCTTTTTCACTTTAGTAATGtgggttttttttaataaacattttattgaggtatttttggtattataacaacaacaaaataaaaatgtacatgaaactataaacatagtgcaaaagccgtctccctcccttacaggtcccaccttcagtAATGTTGTGTTAACTTGACGATAACATCTCAATAAATTCTGGTTACTTGTTTATCAAAACAGAACATATTAACCCATTAATTCAGCTGATAAATGATATGCTCTTTAGTAGTCTTGTGTGATATTGTCATTACCTTTATCATGGTTTGTGCCTGAATATCTCATCTTTTTCTGAACGACGTAATAATGTCTTTGTATTGAGTCCATCTCCTGACCTTCTGCCTAAGTGTCGAGAActttcattcatagaatcatagaatcccgacagtgcagaagcaggccattcggcccattgtctgtCGTTTCACATAATTTATCTCTTCATGTCTAATCTTATCCTCAGTGTGATCTCTGAGAACCTGCTTCTATTGTAGGTCTTTAGTCTTAATTTGTGTAAGTGACATTACTGTTgaaaaatgtttattaaagttaTTCAGATCTTGCGAtgcctccctctgtctccattCCCCACCTCGAGGCTCAATAAGGTGCTTCATTTTGTAGCTTTTAGAGTTTTCTCTTGCTCAGTGTAAACATTGCCATTATATTCTTTCCCCTTGTAACGAGTTTACTTGAATTTGACTTTTTACTTGAAATTgaaggtggcatggcagcacagtggttagcactgttgcttcacagcgccagggacccgggtttgattcccggcttgggtcactgtctgtgcggagtctgcacgttctcccagtgtctgcgtgggtttcctccgggtgctacggtttcctcccacaagtcccgaaagacatgcttgttaggtgaattagacattcggaattctccctcagtgtacctgaacaggtaccggagtggggattttcacagtaaccacattgcagtgttaatgtaagccatcgTGTGACACTGATAGATTATTATAATTTCCATAACATTATGGTCTTTATAGACACTGGTACTTTAACCCCAGTATTAGTCAGGTCGATGTGACTGTCCACCTTATGGGACAGGAGGTAttcctgtgttagtgtgtgtgactgtaGTTCCCTGTGTTTGAGAATGTGGTTGTGTATTCAAAGGTGTGTGTGTCTGCAGACTATCTGCTGCTTCTCATCAGCTGTAACGTGAACCTTCTCCTCTCTAAGCAAATGATGTCGGTTCACTGAGAATCCCATCCAATGATTTGAATGGTGCAActcagattcttcataaaatcagcagaaggaggccattcggcccattgagtctgcaccaacccttagaaAGACCCCTTACCAATCCCCAGCCCTATTCCTGCTACTGCaccctaagggataatttagcttggccaatccacctaatctgcacatcattcggctgtgggcagaaaccggagcacccagaggaaacccatacacacacagggGAAATGTAACATCTC
This portion of the Scyliorhinus torazame isolate Kashiwa2021f chromosome 5, sScyTor2.1, whole genome shotgun sequence genome encodes:
- the LOC140417887 gene encoding uncharacterized protein → MEKPWKCEDCGKGFNYPSLLENHRRIHTGEKPFTCCVCGKGFTQLSCFQSHQQTHTEERPFSCTSCGKRFRSSSNLTAHQRVHTGERPFSCSVCGKGFTRSSHLLEHQQTHSEERPFSCTTCGKRFRSSPNLIAHQRVHSGKKPFTCSVCGKEYTHPSNLLIHQRTHTGERPFTCSDCGKAFTKSFNLVIHQRTHTGERPFTCSVCGKGFTQPSNLLTHQRIHKEHERPFKYPDCGTHCRASGELMSRQRIHTDITPYRCFDCGTGFRRSFDLTVHHCSHAIERPFTCSECGKGFITSSYLLTHQCIHTGERPFTCSECGKGFTQSSHLQTHQRVHTGERPFICSKCGKGFTQSSNLLTHQSIHTGDKPFTCSKCGKGFICTTYLLRHQRVHTGERPFICSKCGKGFAHSHNLQRHQRVHTGEKLFTCSDCGKGFTQKCGLLEHQRIHTGERLFACSECGKRFSTSSQLQTHQRTHTGERPFSCSWCGKRFTCSSHLQTHQRIHTGERPFTCSACGKGFAHSSNLLRHQRIHSEDRPFKCQDCGKCYKSSAELMSHQRVHTDERPFRCSDCGTGFRRSSDLTVHQRIHTGKRPFICSVCGKGFTTSSYLLTHQRLHTGERPFNCPVCGKRFTQSSHLLAHQRVHTGERPFTCSQCGKGFTQSSNLLTHQRTHTGELSDTLCE